The following coding sequences are from one Gossypium hirsutum isolate 1008001.06 chromosome A12, Gossypium_hirsutum_v2.1, whole genome shotgun sequence window:
- the LOC107948404 gene encoding cyclin-D4-1 isoform X2, protein MEENLDCSASNLLCSENASSCFDDDLDCNAIKEFGVSPDCDHHLKNQIFNQQDPFFINNRSTYLMGSSRFAIQSDDRIKEMVEKEVEHLPEDDYLKRLRSGDLDLSVRKEALDWIWKASAYYGFGPLSLCLSINYLDRFLSVYDLPRGKTWTVQLLAVACLSIAAKMEETKVPLSVDLQVVEPKIVFEAKTVYRMEVLVLSTLKWKTQVITPCSFIDYFLSKICNDQYPSSMSISRSLQLILSTIKGIDFLEFRPSEIAAAIAISVSGDMQTLSIDKAVSSFAFVGKGRVLKCVELMKDLTFINGAAAKTANVATQHSASTVPQSPIGVLDAAACLSYKSDEITVGSCANSSHSSPDIRRRKQDHDDNNNKASEHGFKS, encoded by the exons ATGGAAGAAAATCTTGATTGTTCAGCCTCAAATCTTCTCTGTTCGGAGAACGCAAGTTCTTGCTTTGATGATGATCTTGATTGTAATGCCATAAAGGAGTTTGGGGTTTCCCCTGATTGTGACCACCACCTTAAAAACCAAATCTTTAATCAACAAGACCCTTTTTTCATAAACAACAGATCAACTTATTTGATGGGTAGTTCTCGTTTTGCAATACAAAGTGATGATCGAATCaaagagatggttgaaaaggaggTGGAGCATTTGCCTGAAGATGATTATCTCAAGAGACTGAGAAGTGGGGATTTGGACTTGAGTGTTAGGAAAGAGGCTCTTGATTGGATTTGGAag GCCTCTGCTTATTACGGTTTTGGACCTTTGAGTCTTTGCCTATCCATTAACTACTTGGATCGGTTCCTTTCAGTTTATGACTTACCT AGAGGTAAAACATGGACCGTGCAATTGCTTGCTGTTGCTTGTTTATCAATTGCAGCCAAAATGGAGGAGACAAAAGTGCCTCTATCTGTAGATTTGCAG GTGGTAGAACCAAAGATTGTGTTTGAAGCTAAAACGGTATACAGAATGGAAGTCTTGGTTTTAAGCACATTGAAGTGGAAAACGCAAGTGATCACTCCTTGTTCCTTCATTGACTACTTTCTGAGTAAAATTTGTAATGATCAATATCCATCGTCAATGTCAATATCCAGATCATTGCAACTGATATTGAGCACAATCAAAG GTATTGACTTCTTGGAATTCAGGCCTTCTGAAATTGCTGCAGCAATAGCTATTTCTGTTTCAGGAGATATGCAAACATTATCCATTGACAAGGCAGTTTCATCTTTCGCCTTTGTAGGAAAG GGTAGAGTTTTGAAGTGTGTTGAACTGATGAAAGATTTGACATTCATTAATGGGGCTGCTGCTAAAACTGCTAATGTGGCAACTCAACACTCAGCTTCCACTGTGCCCCAAAGCCCCATTGGGGTGTTGGATGCTGCTGCATGCCTGAGCTATAAAAGTGATGAAATAACAGTTGGCTCATGTGCAAATTCATCACATTCTAGTCCAGACATTAGAAGGAGGAAACAAGACCACGACGATAACAACAACAAAGCTTCCGAACACGGTTTCAAGTCATGA
- the LOC107948404 gene encoding cyclin-D4-1 isoform X1: MEENLDCSASNLLCSENASSCFDDDLDCNAIKEFGVSPDCDHHLKNQIFNQQDPFFINNRSTYLMGSSRFAIQSDDRIKEMVEKEVEHLPEDDYLKRLRSGDLDLSVRKEALDWIWKASAYYGFGPLSLCLSINYLDRFLSVYDLPRGKTWTVQLLAVACLSIAAKMEETKVPLSVDLQVVEPKIVFEAKTVYRMEVLVLSTLKWKTQVITPCSFIDYFLSKICNDQYPSSMSISRSLQLILSTIKVFCWEMDAGIDFLEFRPSEIAAAIAISVSGDMQTLSIDKAVSSFAFVGKGRVLKCVELMKDLTFINGAAAKTANVATQHSASTVPQSPIGVLDAAACLSYKSDEITVGSCANSSHSSPDIRRRKQDHDDNNNKASEHGFKS; the protein is encoded by the exons ATGGAAGAAAATCTTGATTGTTCAGCCTCAAATCTTCTCTGTTCGGAGAACGCAAGTTCTTGCTTTGATGATGATCTTGATTGTAATGCCATAAAGGAGTTTGGGGTTTCCCCTGATTGTGACCACCACCTTAAAAACCAAATCTTTAATCAACAAGACCCTTTTTTCATAAACAACAGATCAACTTATTTGATGGGTAGTTCTCGTTTTGCAATACAAAGTGATGATCGAATCaaagagatggttgaaaaggaggTGGAGCATTTGCCTGAAGATGATTATCTCAAGAGACTGAGAAGTGGGGATTTGGACTTGAGTGTTAGGAAAGAGGCTCTTGATTGGATTTGGAag GCCTCTGCTTATTACGGTTTTGGACCTTTGAGTCTTTGCCTATCCATTAACTACTTGGATCGGTTCCTTTCAGTTTATGACTTACCT AGAGGTAAAACATGGACCGTGCAATTGCTTGCTGTTGCTTGTTTATCAATTGCAGCCAAAATGGAGGAGACAAAAGTGCCTCTATCTGTAGATTTGCAG GTGGTAGAACCAAAGATTGTGTTTGAAGCTAAAACGGTATACAGAATGGAAGTCTTGGTTTTAAGCACATTGAAGTGGAAAACGCAAGTGATCACTCCTTGTTCCTTCATTGACTACTTTCTGAGTAAAATTTGTAATGATCAATATCCATCGTCAATGTCAATATCCAGATCATTGCAACTGATATTGAGCACAATCAAAG TGTTTTGTTGGGAAATGGATGCAGGTATTGACTTCTTGGAATTCAGGCCTTCTGAAATTGCTGCAGCAATAGCTATTTCTGTTTCAGGAGATATGCAAACATTATCCATTGACAAGGCAGTTTCATCTTTCGCCTTTGTAGGAAAG GGTAGAGTTTTGAAGTGTGTTGAACTGATGAAAGATTTGACATTCATTAATGGGGCTGCTGCTAAAACTGCTAATGTGGCAACTCAACACTCAGCTTCCACTGTGCCCCAAAGCCCCATTGGGGTGTTGGATGCTGCTGCATGCCTGAGCTATAAAAGTGATGAAATAACAGTTGGCTCATGTGCAAATTCATCACATTCTAGTCCAGACATTAGAAGGAGGAAACAAGACCACGACGATAACAACAACAAAGCTTCCGAACACGGTTTCAAGTCATGA